A genomic window from Sphingomonas oryzagri includes:
- a CDS encoding GlsB/YeaQ/YmgE family stress response membrane protein — translation MGIILWLVIGGIVGWLASIIMRTDAQQGIILNIVVGVIGAVIGGLVTGGGNINNAGLTLSTFLVSLLGAVILLAIVNLVRRGSVR, via the coding sequence ATGGGTATCATTCTTTGGCTCGTCATCGGTGGCATCGTCGGCTGGCTCGCCAGCATCATCATGCGGACCGACGCCCAGCAGGGCATCATCCTCAACATCGTCGTCGGCGTCATCGGTGCGGTCATCGGCGGTCTGGTGACCGGCGGCGGCAACATCAACAATGCGGGCCTGACGCTCAGCACCTTCCTGGTGTCGCTGCTCGGCGCGGTTATCCTGCTGGCGATCGTGAACCTCGTGCGCCGCGGTTCGGTGCGCTGA
- the sciP gene encoding CtrA inhibitor SciP gives MIENQKFRPAQVIGPLGEPLTLDTLPPPETRRWVVRRKAEVVAAVNGGLLTVDEVCQRYSLTLEEFAGWQRAVDRSGMPGLRVTRIQHYRSVYERQQKF, from the coding sequence GTGATCGAGAATCAGAAGTTTCGTCCGGCTCAGGTGATCGGTCCGCTCGGCGAGCCGCTGACGCTGGACACGCTCCCCCCGCCGGAAACCCGGCGCTGGGTCGTGCGCCGCAAGGCCGAGGTGGTGGCCGCCGTGAATGGCGGGCTGCTGACCGTGGACGAGGTGTGCCAACGTTATTCGCTGACGCTCGAGGAATTTGCGGGCTGGCAGCGCGCGGTCGATCGTTCGGGAATGCCGGGCCTGCGTGTCACGCGAATCCAGCATTATCGTTCGGTGTACGAGCGCCAGCAGAAGTTCTGA
- the mnmA gene encoding tRNA 2-thiouridine(34) synthase MnmA, whose protein sequence is MQADFQLGSDMKGRRIVVAMSGGVDSSVVAALAARTGAETIGITLQLYDHGAAVGRAGSCCAGRDIRDARAVCDRLGIAHYVFDYESAFRESVIDRFADDYMAGRTPIPCVRCNQGVKFTDLLRLARDLGADCLATGHYVRRVEGAAGAELHRAADPARDQSYFLFATTQDQLDYLRFPLGGMPKAQVRELAAEIGLGVAAKPDSQDICFVPDGDYASVVKKVRPEAEKAGEIVDLSGRVLGAHRGLIHFTVGQRRGLEIGGSPEPLYVVKLDAPGNRVVVGPRRALAVSAARLSDINWLGGDFDGPLTAKVRSMAKPVPARFVDGTVLFDAPEYGVAPGQAAVLYAGDRVLGGGWIETTVAAEALAA, encoded by the coding sequence ATGCAGGCCGATTTCCAGCTGGGCAGCGACATGAAGGGTCGCCGCATCGTCGTCGCCATGTCGGGCGGGGTCGACAGTTCCGTTGTGGCGGCGCTCGCCGCGCGAACGGGCGCGGAGACGATCGGCATCACCCTGCAGCTCTACGATCATGGCGCGGCGGTCGGCCGTGCGGGCAGCTGCTGCGCGGGCCGCGACATCCGCGACGCGCGCGCGGTGTGCGATCGCCTAGGCATCGCGCATTACGTGTTCGACTATGAGAGCGCCTTCCGCGAGAGCGTGATCGATCGCTTCGCCGACGATTACATGGCGGGCCGCACCCCGATCCCCTGCGTGCGCTGCAACCAGGGGGTGAAGTTCACCGATCTGCTGCGCCTCGCCCGCGATCTCGGCGCGGACTGTCTCGCGACCGGCCATTATGTGCGGCGCGTGGAGGGGGCGGCGGGCGCGGAGCTGCACCGCGCCGCCGATCCGGCGCGCGACCAGAGCTATTTCCTGTTCGCCACGACGCAGGATCAGCTCGACTATCTCCGCTTCCCGCTGGGCGGTATGCCCAAGGCGCAGGTGCGCGAACTGGCGGCGGAGATCGGTCTCGGCGTCGCGGCCAAGCCCGACAGCCAGGACATCTGCTTCGTGCCCGACGGCGACTATGCGTCGGTGGTGAAGAAAGTCCGGCCCGAGGCGGAGAAGGCGGGCGAGATCGTCGATCTGTCCGGCCGCGTGCTCGGCGCGCACCGCGGGCTGATCCACTTCACGGTGGGCCAGCGACGCGGGCTGGAGATCGGTGGATCGCCCGAGCCGCTGTACGTGGTGAAGCTGGACGCGCCGGGCAACCGCGTGGTGGTCGGTCCACGCCGCGCGCTGGCGGTGAGCGCGGCAAGGCTGTCCGACATCAACTGGCTGGGCGGAGACTTCGACGGACCGCTGACCGCCAAGGTACGCTCGATGGCCAAGCCCGTACCGGCGCGCTTCGTGGACGGCACCGTGCTGTTCGACGCGCCGGAATATGGCGTCGCGCCGGGGCAGGCGGCGGTGCTCTATGCGGGCGACCGAGTGCTGGGCGGCGGCTGGATCGAGACGACGGTCGCGGCGGAAGCGCTCGCGGCCTGA
- a CDS encoding DUF7079 family protein has protein sequence MTEVCEAEITRRMPLWCALADLFLDTDMPEHWVPTIANVIVRDGWSIEEAERVLRWEVRPAFYFNLLDIAGEWAGWRDEDVRRLVLAARNPKGAKRLLLGENRFMPADYWPQIIDEVGRLRQI, from the coding sequence GTGACAGAAGTTTGCGAGGCGGAGATCACTCGCCGCATGCCGCTGTGGTGCGCACTCGCAGACCTGTTCCTCGATACCGATATGCCCGAACATTGGGTTCCCACCATTGCCAACGTGATCGTTCGGGACGGATGGTCCATCGAAGAGGCAGAGCGCGTTTTGCGATGGGAAGTGCGGCCGGCCTTTTATTTCAACCTGCTGGATATAGCCGGCGAATGGGCTGGCTGGCGGGACGAGGATGTGCGCCGATTGGTGCTGGCGGCTCGTAATCCCAAAGGCGCCAAACGGCTCTTGCTTGGCGAGAATCGCTTCATGCCTGCGGATTACTGGCCGCAAATCATCGACGAAGTGGGGCGTCTCCGGCAGATCTGA
- a CDS encoding PhzF family phenazine biosynthesis protein, whose amino-acid sequence MKLPFVQIDAFADAPFTGNPAAVMPLDAWLDDATLQAIAAENNLSETAFLLPDATGEADYELRWFTPAVEVVMCGHATLASGHFILGADRSRDRVTFRTRKVGVLEVGRDGGAYTLALPAWKPTPKPLPDIVAGLGIGGVVETLWHEHRYGLVVVEDESIVRACDPDFRALATHGDLLTIISARGTDTDIVSRAFAPGGGIDEDPVTGSAHAVAVPYWAEKLGRAEFTAYQASARGGRLGCLYEGERVVLSGQCRTVIEGRFIL is encoded by the coding sequence TTGAAGCTGCCATTCGTCCAGATCGACGCCTTTGCCGACGCCCCCTTCACCGGCAACCCGGCGGCCGTAATGCCGCTCGACGCGTGGCTCGACGATGCGACGCTGCAGGCGATCGCGGCGGAGAACAACCTGTCCGAAACCGCCTTCCTGCTGCCCGATGCCACCGGCGAGGCGGATTACGAACTGCGCTGGTTCACCCCTGCGGTCGAGGTGGTGATGTGCGGCCATGCAACGCTGGCGAGCGGGCATTTCATCCTCGGCGCCGATCGGTCGCGCGATCGCGTCACCTTCCGCACCCGCAAGGTCGGCGTGCTGGAGGTCGGCCGCGACGGCGGCGCCTATACGCTGGCGCTGCCGGCATGGAAGCCGACACCCAAGCCGCTGCCCGACATCGTCGCCGGCCTCGGCATCGGCGGCGTGGTCGAGACGCTGTGGCACGAGCATCGCTACGGACTCGTCGTTGTCGAGGACGAGAGCATCGTGCGCGCCTGCGATCCCGATTTCCGCGCGCTCGCCACCCATGGCGATCTGCTGACCATCATCTCGGCGCGCGGGACCGACACCGACATCGTCAGCCGTGCCTTCGCCCCCGGCGGCGGCATCGACGAGGATCCGGTCACCGGATCGGCCCACGCGGTCGCAGTGCCCTATTGGGCGGAGAAGCTGGGGCGGGCGGAGTTCACCGCCTATCAGGCGTCGGCGCGCGGCGGGCGGTTGGGCTGCCTTTACGAGGGCGAGCGAGTGGTGCTGTCGGGCCAGTGCCGCACGGTGATCGAGGGGAGATTCATACTGTGA
- a CDS encoding cation diffusion facilitator family transporter yields the protein MNAATEAGTLNRRAALASVSLATLLLGLKVYAVIETGSVAMLASLADTGLDLIASLVTLYGVHVAAQRADEHHRFGHGKAEALAALFQVALIAASAVAIAARAIMAFAEGAPTASPETGIAVSIVAMAATMALLAYQKAVLARTRSVAIGADNLHYKSDLALNFAVVLALVLDRYAGLQGADALFGLAIAGWLGWGAWASASHAIDQLMDREWPEEKRRAFLDVAATIPAMAGMHDLRTRASGAHDFAQFHMSFPPETTIGTAHEVMEHIETTLMAAFPGLEVIIHPDPVGHVDQEGTLPAHIAERSEI from the coding sequence CAACTCTGCTGCTGGGCCTGAAGGTCTACGCCGTGATCGAGACAGGATCGGTCGCGATGCTTGCCTCCCTGGCGGATACCGGACTCGATCTGATCGCCAGCCTCGTCACGCTCTATGGCGTCCATGTGGCGGCCCAGCGCGCCGACGAGCATCACCGTTTCGGGCATGGCAAGGCGGAAGCGCTGGCCGCGCTCTTCCAGGTGGCACTGATCGCGGCATCGGCGGTCGCCATCGCGGCCCGCGCCATCATGGCCTTCGCGGAAGGCGCACCCACCGCTTCGCCCGAGACGGGCATCGCCGTCTCGATCGTCGCGATGGCGGCGACCATGGCCCTGCTCGCCTATCAGAAGGCGGTGCTGGCCCGCACCCGCTCGGTCGCGATCGGGGCGGATAATCTGCACTACAAATCGGATCTCGCGCTCAACTTCGCTGTCGTGCTGGCACTGGTGCTCGATCGCTACGCGGGGCTGCAGGGTGCGGACGCGCTGTTCGGCCTCGCCATCGCGGGTTGGCTCGGATGGGGGGCATGGGCCTCCGCTTCCCACGCGATCGACCAGTTGATGGACCGCGAATGGCCGGAGGAGAAACGCCGCGCCTTCCTCGACGTCGCCGCGACCATTCCGGCGATGGCGGGGATGCACGATCTGCGCACCCGCGCCAGCGGCGCGCACGATTTCGCCCAGTTCCACATGTCCTTCCCGCCCGAAACGACGATCGGCACCGCGCACGAGGTGATGGAGCATATCGAGACGACGCTGATGGCCGCCTTCCCCGGCCTGGAGGTGATCATCCATCCCGATCCGGTCGGCCATGTCGACCAGGAGGGCACCCTGCCCGCCCACATCGCCGAGAGGAGCGAGATTTGA